AGCACGCCAGCCACCACGCGGCTGCGGCCGGCCATCCCATCATCCAAAGCTACGAGCCGGGTGAGGACTGGTTCTGGAATTACGCCACCGAGGAGTTCGCGGACGGTCTGCCGTTGGCTCCCCCGCGACATCACCCGCTGGATCAGCCCGTGCCGGGACCGGCTGGCCGCGTACCGCGCAATTGGGAATTGCAGTTGCACTGACGCTCTTCCCCCGCAGCGTGCGTTCGCTGTGGCAGGAATCGCGCCGTATCGTGGAGGGCACGCGAGCTAGGACAAGGCCGAGACCCGGAGGGACGGATATGCCAGCTGACGTGGTCGCGACCGTCGTTGCGCTGTGGCGCTATCCCGTGAAGTCGATGATAGGGGAGCAGCTCAACGCGGGCGAGGTGACCGACCGTGGCCTGCTGGGCGACCGGGGGTACGCCCTCGTCGATCGCGAGACCGGCAAGGTCGCGAGCGCGAAGTTCCCGCGC
The sequence above is drawn from the Chloroflexota bacterium genome and encodes:
- a CDS encoding UBP-type zinc finger domain-containing protein, encoding MSAENETDPAVPPSGSGCVECLASDGWWFHLRRCARCGHIGCCDSSPSQHASHHAAAAGHPIIQSYEPGEDWFWNYATEEFADGLPLAPPRHHPLDQPVPGPAGRVPRNWELQLH
- a CDS encoding MOSC N-terminal beta barrel domain-containing protein, translating into MPADVVATVVALWRYPVKSMIGEQLNAGEVTDRGLLGDRGYALVDRETGKVASAKFPR